From Fimbriiglobus ruber, one genomic window encodes:
- a CDS encoding ISKra4 family transposase has product MTALGTLRFGRQYTTTADGGHFLADDTLGIDGYVSPAAERMAVFAGTRDSFAHAQHTLRELCGWHLDDEVIRQLTHAAARRATAHRETRTDDERMARAPGDLEVAIDAGKVNTDTGWRDVKLAVFCRRKAGPPVGLDQWKDRTLPTPSVRAVVAAIEEASAFAGRVRAESDRLNVTTAADLTVLGDGAEWIWNLSAAVVPQAAGVLDAFHAIAHVADAVKAIGTEPSAAAERIATGRRALLGQGKVGIETWIADRFGELPAGADGEPLIGLAAYLLPHATRLEYASRLARGRSIGSGLVEGSITQFVNRRLKQTGAKWKVAHVGPLVELAALIDTPDWNTLWVAA; this is encoded by the coding sequence TTGACCGCCCTCGGCACCCTCCGCTTCGGTCGGCAGTACACCACCACCGCCGACGGCGGACACTTCCTCGCCGACGACACCCTCGGCATCGACGGTTACGTGAGCCCGGCCGCCGAGCGCATGGCCGTGTTCGCCGGCACCCGGGATTCGTTCGCCCACGCCCAGCACACCCTGCGGGAATTGTGCGGTTGGCACCTCGACGATGAGGTCATCCGCCAGCTCACGCACGCGGCCGCCCGTCGCGCCACGGCTCACCGCGAGACGCGGACCGACGACGAACGTATGGCCCGGGCACCCGGCGACCTCGAAGTCGCCATCGACGCCGGTAAGGTCAACACCGACACGGGCTGGCGGGACGTCAAACTGGCCGTCTTTTGCCGGCGGAAAGCGGGGCCGCCGGTGGGGTTGGACCAGTGGAAGGACCGGACACTTCCTACCCCGTCGGTCCGCGCGGTGGTCGCCGCGATTGAAGAAGCGAGTGCGTTCGCCGGACGGGTGCGGGCCGAGTCGGATCGACTGAATGTCACGACCGCCGCCGACCTCACGGTCCTGGGCGACGGGGCCGAGTGGATCTGGAATCTGAGCGCGGCCGTCGTCCCCCAGGCGGCCGGGGTCCTGGATGCCTTCCACGCCATCGCGCATGTGGCGGACGCGGTGAAGGCGATCGGGACCGAGCCGTCGGCCGCGGCCGAGCGGATCGCCACCGGCCGGCGGGCGTTGCTGGGCCAGGGCAAGGTCGGGATCGAAACGTGGATCGCGGATCGGTTCGGCGAGTTGCCGGCGGGGGCGGATGGCGAACCGCTGATCGGTCTGGCCGCGTATCTGCTGCCGCACGCGACGCGACTCGAGTATGCCTCTCGTCTGGCCCGAGGCCGGAGCATTGGCAGCGGGCTGGTGGAAGGGTCGATCACGCAGTTCGTCAACCGGCGTCTGAAGCAGACCGGGGCGAAGTGGAAGGTCGCCCACGTCGGCCCGCTGGTGGAATTGGCCGCGTTGATCGACACGCCCGATTGGAATACGCTCTGGGTCGCAGCATAA